In Flavobacterium sp. N3904, one DNA window encodes the following:
- a CDS encoding LytR/AlgR family response regulator transcription factor produces the protein MNFQKIKSVIVEDELAAREVLKNYLSKYCPQVEVIGEAQNIKEAVPLLHELQPQLVFLDVEMPFGNAFDVLEACKDLHFETIFVTAFSEYSLKALNQSAAYYLLKPISIEELIVAVNKVHHQILNHEIFNRNKIIVENFKETKPEKQQVILPTLEGFEVVKMEEIVRLRGNGNFTDLYLHNGSKKMVCRFLKHFSEILPLPFIRVHKSHIINLNCVKSYNKGGIITLNDATEIEVSPTYKEDFLRNFK, from the coding sequence ATGAATTTTCAAAAGATAAAAAGCGTCATTGTCGAAGACGAATTGGCGGCACGAGAAGTGCTCAAAAATTATTTGAGTAAATATTGCCCGCAAGTTGAGGTTATTGGCGAAGCCCAAAATATAAAAGAAGCCGTTCCGCTGTTGCATGAATTACAGCCACAACTAGTTTTTCTAGATGTCGAAATGCCTTTTGGAAATGCTTTTGATGTGCTGGAAGCCTGCAAAGATTTGCATTTTGAGACTATTTTTGTAACGGCTTTCTCGGAATATTCTTTGAAAGCGTTAAATCAAAGTGCGGCCTATTATTTGTTGAAACCCATTAGCATTGAAGAATTAATCGTTGCAGTAAACAAAGTGCATCATCAAATTCTGAATCACGAAATCTTTAACAGAAACAAGATAATCGTTGAAAATTTTAAGGAAACAAAGCCCGAGAAACAACAGGTAATTTTACCAACATTGGAAGGTTTTGAAGTTGTTAAAATGGAAGAAATTGTTCGTCTTCGCGGTAACGGTAATTTCACCGATTTGTATCTCCATAACGGAAGCAAGAAAATGGTCTGTCGTTTTTTGAAACATTTCTCAGAAATCTTGCCTTTGCCATTTATCCGCGTTCACAAATCACATATCATCAATTTGAATTGCGTGAAATCGTATAATAAGGGTGGAATTATTACCCTAAACGATGCCACTGAAATTGAAGTTTCCCCGACTTACAAAGAGGATTTTTTGAGGAATTTTAAATAA